The following are encoded in a window of Pontiella desulfatans genomic DNA:
- a CDS encoding right-handed parallel beta-helix repeat-containing protein — protein MKAFIISVAMILAADLTVLAQIAVIDENFDSLSLGDITGINQEIAGAGLRLHNHVVGEVVTPHPAFTSSSGNAFQLTTGTNPSGGWGLLSADNSPRSVSLTVGEEITLSFDMYVQAVPGSSTEPELQMMLDGSEAAVREFTELAGASVGDVIQVSWAVPVSPTMESASAISPRIGLEGHNNNFIDPGTNVDVIQIDNLKLSVVAATPNTYYLDADGGNDGNSGTSPGNAWASLSKAGSFAFSAGEQLLLQRGDTFNGKLVLSADSGANGNPVVIGAYGSGNRPVIDAAGYLAGIQITSCDHLLIQDLEITGDGGAHVDGSDGTDRYGIYINNTSGNDSDHITISNVYFHAIYPFLASSHEGHNPTTYTGYGILASGQNGNHSEYLTVVNCHFENLGMSCINMSRQNNMSVLKNLMENIGGPAMVPNRCDDLLVRGNTVDGSGQYTDPRMHGRGSGIWPINCNGVLIEKNAFMHARGRYDSCGVHLDIGNTDAIVQYNLSMDNEGGFVEILGVNANCSYRYNISINDGNRRPGVNENGLTQGSGHTILFSSHNFSEQPRHGPYNSYIYNNTIFVKDGQHASFSIEQGTKGILMANNLFYIEGELEDENPYWRGAYTNLLPGTAIWTNNLYQRGGIYPENWIFEEGNPMYGNPQFPNAGGFTPEDYIPMPGSMVEGRSVDIPVIPGDPIGLAVGFGVTEDFFGNPIIGQPDIGAVEIGGGLSTEIGSAFDHWPEEHDGTVEMHAVPRPTGAEYYFSETSGNAGGEDSGWQISPSYTDTGLLPNTLYTYTVTTRDAGDMVFGTSVVEEVMPVSFSPYPSHIMLEEDFSSTVDPDNHSSPFPENTWYLVDGSVGQENQDSSVVTTDGGLQLGFGYEEMLVQYYSDQTWTLNRDYQFSGDWEIKTLFENHLGIKVGFGEFDPVTGALINKFGETDLGDTVSPTAGETGSFNLTVTSAELQTEGVNPANRVGIYFYRDNDGIVGAQTENAKNDIYLVDNLVLQQDGAGVDTDGDSIPDSIEDSLGGLDPEGDYDADGLLNAEEILVGQPIDVAGSPVMAGMTNGTQIVVYDPWVLSNRVYILEHKEALLSSNAWKAVDAMSGSAEADNGDYAFPNTGTDTQAFYRIRVEWE, from the coding sequence GTGAAAGCATTCATTATTTCAGTCGCTATGATATTGGCTGCCGATTTGACCGTTTTGGCCCAGATCGCAGTAATTGATGAGAATTTTGATTCCCTTTCTCTGGGGGATATAACGGGCATTAACCAGGAGATTGCCGGTGCGGGGCTGCGGCTTCATAACCACGTTGTGGGTGAAGTGGTTACTCCTCATCCGGCTTTCACATCCTCGTCCGGAAATGCCTTCCAGCTGACAACTGGAACCAATCCAAGCGGCGGCTGGGGACTGTTATCCGCAGATAACAGCCCTCGCTCGGTCTCGCTGACCGTTGGAGAGGAAATCACTTTGTCGTTCGATATGTATGTCCAGGCTGTTCCGGGAAGCTCGACGGAGCCGGAACTGCAAATGATGCTGGACGGTTCCGAGGCCGCGGTACGCGAGTTTACTGAGCTTGCCGGGGCTTCCGTTGGCGATGTCATTCAAGTGAGCTGGGCGGTGCCCGTTTCCCCGACCATGGAATCTGCATCGGCTATCAGCCCCCGGATCGGCCTTGAAGGGCATAACAACAACTTTATAGATCCCGGGACCAATGTTGATGTAATCCAGATTGATAACCTTAAACTTTCTGTCGTAGCGGCAACACCGAACACCTATTATCTGGATGCCGATGGAGGAAATGATGGTAATTCAGGAACCTCGCCGGGTAATGCCTGGGCATCGCTGAGTAAAGCAGGCTCTTTTGCATTCAGTGCCGGAGAACAATTGCTGCTGCAACGCGGTGATACCTTTAACGGAAAGCTTGTACTGAGTGCGGATAGCGGAGCGAATGGAAATCCGGTTGTTATCGGGGCATACGGTTCAGGAAACCGGCCGGTCATCGATGCCGCCGGTTATCTGGCGGGCATTCAAATTACCAGCTGCGACCATCTTCTTATCCAGGATCTGGAAATTACGGGCGATGGCGGTGCGCATGTAGACGGATCAGACGGCACCGACCGTTATGGCATTTATATCAATAATACCAGCGGTAATGATTCCGATCACATAACGATCAGCAATGTCTATTTCCATGCGATTTATCCTTTCCTTGCGTCATCGCATGAGGGGCACAATCCGACGACCTATACCGGCTATGGTATCCTGGCGAGCGGACAGAATGGAAATCATTCGGAATACCTGACCGTGGTGAATTGTCACTTTGAAAACCTGGGGATGAGCTGCATCAACATGAGCCGCCAGAACAATATGTCGGTGCTCAAGAACCTTATGGAAAATATCGGTGGTCCGGCCATGGTGCCGAACCGGTGCGATGACCTGTTGGTGCGCGGCAATACGGTGGACGGTTCCGGGCAGTATACTGATCCGCGTATGCACGGACGCGGCAGCGGAATCTGGCCGATCAACTGTAACGGCGTGTTAATTGAAAAGAACGCCTTTATGCATGCGCGCGGCCGTTATGATTCCTGCGGCGTGCACCTCGATATCGGGAATACGGATGCCATCGTTCAGTATAACCTAAGCATGGATAACGAAGGCGGTTTTGTTGAAATCCTTGGCGTGAATGCGAACTGTTCCTATCGCTACAACATCAGCATCAATGATGGAAACCGCCGGCCGGGTGTGAACGAAAACGGTCTAACGCAGGGCAGTGGTCATACGATCCTCTTCAGCAGCCACAACTTCAGCGAGCAACCGCGGCATGGCCCCTATAACAGCTATATCTACAACAACACCATCTTCGTGAAGGATGGACAGCACGCTTCCTTCTCCATCGAGCAGGGTACGAAGGGTATCCTGATGGCCAACAACCTGTTTTATATCGAAGGAGAATTGGAAGATGAAAATCCTTATTGGCGCGGTGCCTATACCAACCTTCTGCCGGGAACCGCCATCTGGACCAACAACCTCTATCAGCGCGGCGGCATTTACCCGGAGAACTGGATTTTTGAGGAAGGAAATCCAATGTATGGAAATCCGCAGTTCCCGAATGCAGGGGGTTTTACACCGGAAGATTATATTCCAATGCCTGGAAGTATGGTTGAAGGGCGGAGCGTTGATATTCCGGTAATCCCTGGTGATCCGATCGGACTCGCAGTCGGTTTCGGGGTGACGGAGGACTTTTTCGGTAATCCGATTATCGGTCAGCCGGATATCGGCGCAGTCGAGATCGGTGGCGGCCTCTCAACGGAAATCGGTTCGGCGTTTGATCACTGGCCGGAAGAGCATGACGGCACGGTTGAAATGCATGCGGTTCCGAGACCAACCGGGGCCGAGTATTATTTTTCTGAAACCTCAGGGAATGCCGGTGGCGAGGATTCAGGATGGCAGATCTCGCCCAGCTATACAGACACCGGACTGCTGCCGAATACGCTATATACGTATACGGTCACCACACGCGATGCCGGAGACATGGTGTTCGGAACCAGTGTTGTTGAGGAGGTCATGCCGGTTTCCTTTTCGCCATACCCGAGTCACATTATGCTGGAAGAGGACTTTTCCTCTACGGTTGACCCGGATAACCACAGCTCGCCGTTCCCTGAAAATACCTGGTATCTGGTCGACGGCAGCGTAGGCCAGGAAAACCAGGATTCGTCGGTTGTTACCACAGACGGCGGACTGCAGCTTGGATTCGGCTATGAAGAAATGCTGGTTCAGTATTATTCGGACCAGACCTGGACCCTGAACCGCGATTATCAGTTTTCCGGCGACTGGGAAATTAAAACCCTCTTTGAAAACCACCTCGGCATAAAGGTAGGCTTCGGTGAATTCGATCCCGTTACCGGTGCGCTGATAAACAAATTCGGTGAAACCGATTTAGGCGACACGGTTTCGCCAACGGCAGGAGAAACCGGTTCATTCAACCTGACTGTGACATCCGCTGAACTGCAGACCGAAGGGGTTAATCCTGCCAACCGGGTTGGGATCTATTTCTACCGGGATAACGACGGCATTGTAGGAGCACAGACGGAAAATGCAAAAAACGATATCTACCTTGTGGATAACCTGGTCCTGCAGCAGGATGGAGCCGGCGTAGATACGGACGGCGACAGTATTCCGGACAGCATCGAGGACAGCCTCGGAGGCCTGGACCCCGAGGGAGACTACGACGCAGACGGTCTGCTGAATGCCGAGGAGATCCTGGTCGGGCAGCCCATTGATGTTGCGGGTTCACCGGTTATGGCCGGCATGACCAATGGCACTCAAATTGTGGTTTATGATCCGTGGGTGCTCTCCAATCGCGTCTATATTCTGGAACACAAAGAGGCGCTGCTCTCTTCCAATGCCTGGAAAGCGGTGGATGCCATGAGCGGATCGGCCGAAGCCGATAATGGCGATTATGCATTTCCAAACACTGGAACCGATACCCAGGCCTTCTATCGCATCCGTGTAGAGTGGGAATAA
- a CDS encoding sulfatase family protein, with product MKKQIILAMIMVVAVLSGTAETRKPNVVIIYTDDQPMDSFGFIRGKAHTPNIDRLAKEGAYFSKAYATSSVCSPSRYSALTGQYASRCQSPEFRREISEEGVTKVLWNMGMSEDQWNFPRVMQANGYKTGMIGKWHVGSSGKHGHRKTVPNNDPKNPEVKKVLQYNQEYYCKDIAEFGFDYVGAAFHGNPNDDPNLVKTGCNVHLPEWQTKHALEFIETYKDEPFVLYYASTLLHVPDCTADLKKDPRLTPLGWMDEPIAPGVLPPREDVLRRAREAGVPDSQNGKLIAATWLDDVVGAVQDKLMALGLDDNTLILYFNDNSTDDQGKGSCYQGGAHVPMMAYLPGVVEPGERKELVANIDIAPTIFDYCGVTPPEEMQLDGASLMPLCRNETVEWRDSMFLEIGITRAVVSDDGFKYLAFRVPESYTNRPKEEIQQEHREALANIHKTFPWTQDLWHEEEHPRYMHMGMAPGGHHMERFQLYLNHPPFEKNYFDPDQLYDLNRDPRETTNLASNPEYQAKLERMQKKLKKLLADVPGTFADLKPTE from the coding sequence TTGAAAAAGCAGATAATTCTCGCAATGATTATGGTGGTTGCCGTTCTTTCGGGAACGGCCGAGACACGCAAACCCAATGTGGTGATCATTTATACGGACGATCAGCCGATGGATTCGTTTGGGTTCATCCGGGGCAAGGCGCATACGCCGAACATTGACCGGCTGGCCAAGGAGGGCGCGTATTTTTCGAAGGCGTATGCAACGAGCAGCGTCTGTTCCCCGAGCCGCTATTCCGCCCTGACCGGGCAGTATGCGAGCCGCTGCCAGTCTCCCGAGTTCCGCCGGGAAATCAGCGAGGAAGGGGTAACCAAGGTGCTGTGGAACATGGGCATGTCGGAAGACCAATGGAATTTCCCGCGCGTGATGCAGGCGAATGGATACAAGACCGGCATGATCGGAAAGTGGCATGTGGGATCGAGCGGGAAACATGGCCATCGGAAAACCGTTCCGAATAACGATCCGAAAAACCCCGAGGTGAAAAAAGTCCTTCAATACAACCAGGAATATTACTGCAAGGACATCGCCGAGTTCGGCTTTGACTACGTGGGCGCGGCTTTTCATGGAAACCCGAACGACGATCCCAACCTGGTTAAAACCGGATGCAACGTGCACCTGCCGGAGTGGCAGACCAAGCATGCGCTGGAGTTCATCGAAACGTACAAGGATGAGCCGTTTGTGCTCTACTATGCGAGTACGTTGCTGCATGTGCCGGACTGCACGGCCGATCTGAAGAAAGACCCGCGCCTGACCCCGCTGGGCTGGATGGACGAACCGATCGCCCCGGGGGTTCTGCCGCCGCGCGAGGATGTGCTGCGCCGGGCCCGCGAAGCGGGCGTTCCGGACAGCCAGAATGGAAAGCTGATTGCGGCGACGTGGCTGGACGATGTGGTCGGCGCCGTGCAGGACAAGCTGATGGCGCTGGGTCTGGACGACAATACGCTGATCCTTTATTTCAACGACAACAGCACGGATGACCAAGGCAAAGGGTCGTGCTACCAAGGCGGCGCGCACGTGCCGATGATGGCCTATCTGCCGGGGGTGGTGGAGCCCGGCGAGCGCAAGGAGCTGGTGGCCAATATTGACATTGCGCCGACCATCTTCGACTACTGCGGGGTAACGCCGCCCGAAGAGATGCAACTGGACGGCGCCAGCCTGATGCCGTTGTGCCGCAATGAAACGGTGGAGTGGCGCGATTCCATGTTCCTCGAAATCGGCATCACCCGCGCGGTGGTCAGCGACGACGGCTTCAAGTATCTGGCGTTCCGTGTTCCGGAGAGCTACACCAACCGTCCGAAGGAGGAGATCCAACAGGAGCACCGCGAAGCATTGGCGAACATCCACAAGACGTTTCCATGGACGCAGGACCTGTGGCACGAGGAGGAACATCCCCGATACATGCACATGGGCATGGCGCCCGGCGGGCATCATATGGAGCGCTTCCAGCTCTACCTGAACCATCCGCCGTTCGAAAAAAACTATTTTGATCCGGACCAACTCTACGACCTGAATCGCGATCCGCGCGAAACCACCAACCTCGCCAGCAATCCCGAATACCAGGCCAAGTTGGAACGGATGCAGAAAAAACTCAAAAAGCTGCTGGCCGATGTGCCGGGCACGTTTGCCGATTTGAAGCCAACTGAATAG